From the Pyrenophora tritici-repentis strain M4 chromosome 5, whole genome shotgun sequence genome, the window TCCCTATTTGTCTGAACATCTAGAGCGTTAATAGGGGTCTCATAGTCCCTCTGCTTCCGTCCTAACGCGTACCTAAGGCTATTGTTCTCATGTTCTAGTATAGCCTGATAGGCTTGTAGTGAAAGGAGCGTCTCCTTTACTACGGCCGCCTCATAACTATTAGGGGTAACAGTATCTGCTATGAGCGCGCCTACTGTACGTCGGTTAACAATATCAATTGCAGTAGGGTACTCAGGAGGCTCTGGTGTTGTTGTACGGAACTTTTTGAGCACCTCCTCTGGCTCCCATGGGACGATCCCAGTGGTTGCAAATGAGGACTGGACGTTGGTGGCGGTGAAGGAGGTGTCCTAGGCTTGCTTGAATAGGTGATAGAAGTCTCCCTTCTTGAGTGAAAGGAGCCCTTAGGTCTTGGCAAGGTACTCCTCGAGCTGGTGGCTGTACGCAGAACTCAGGGGTGAGAAGAGCCCTACATCTAGCGGCTGCAACGTGTGGGTACTATGAGGAGGTAGTAACAAGGGTAGGATCCTCCGGGGTCTGCAATACTCCATAAACTCTGGGGTTTGATGGGATGAGTGGCCGTCTAGGAGGAGTAGTCGGTGACGTAGGGGGGCCTTGTCCTTTGTATACCTATCAAACACGTCCTCCAGCTAAGCCACGCCTACCTTATTATTGCTCCATCCCGTCTCGGTACTGCCTACCATTACCTAATCGTCCTTGTACTCAATATCCTTTACCCAGCGCTCTTGAATGTTGCCTAAAGGCGAGGCGTATAGTATAGTGGGTGGGACTACGCTCCTATTAGCACATACAGCCGCTATCACTGTCAACCACTCTCTGGATCCGTCCTGTATAGGTTGACGACGACCCCCTCGCTCCCATGAGTCCCTACTAAAGACTCTGTAGGTACCTTCACCTCTACCAAGGTggaagcccttctcatccatattgtatatatcaCCCGGCCTGACGTGATATTTAAGAAGGATCCTAGCTAAATCTTGAAACCAGTGCTCGTACTTGTATAGGGAATCTGCCTTGTGGCGGAGTCGGTCCTTCCCCTTGCCGTGATGTGATTTCAGCTCATCTTTGTGACGCTGAAGGAAGCGCGACACCCAACGTAGGGAGGCAGGCTTCTTAGCAATAGATGTGCAGAAATTTTGTAGCATACGCCTAGAAGGTGGCAAGCCCTCCTCTGTTAATTGTCTGATGTGGTTTACAAGATCTAACTCTTGTTGTTGACTAAGTAATTGCTGGTTGAGTGATTTGGTGGCATGTGAGAAACATTTGCCTTGGTGTTGGCGAGCGAGCGTGTGTCGTGATACACCAAACTGCGCAGCGACTTTTGTATACGAGGATCGTGCATTCGATGGCTGCGATTCTAAAAATTCAATCGCTGCATTAATTGGATCCATATTGGGCGAGGTGTCGCGTGTTCAAGATACAGGAAAaatgttgttgttgtggtgGGGTGAGCATCACGCGTCCCCGAGCATCACGCGTCCCACCTCGGTACAGCAGGCGCGGGCGCAACAGCCGGTTACCAGCCAAATATAAATAGTGCAATCAATGCGCAAGGCTTTATATAGCAATACGTTAGAAAATCTCGTGACAGCAGCTTTTGTGTGGGCGTCTACAGCTTCATTTTTCTATCGTCAACTTATCGTTGGGGTGGCTCGTTGGCCGGAATGGCTCGTTGGGCGTGCCGAGACAGTAATTCGTGTCACATGCATTGGATCCCCTGACTTCTGAGCTTTCGGCTAACAACTGCTATCATCTAACAGGTGGAACTCGTTACACTCAATCATATTTCCCCGTCATTCCTATCAGTCAACAACATTCAACCTTATTTTATTCAAGTACTGTTCAAGAAATCTCTGGGCAAAATCTGCATAGCCAGCCCTGAAGCGTAGGATCTACCGTGAGGCTCTACGAGCTATTCGCCGAGAGCACTGCAATAATTTCTCTGCCACTTCACTCTTTGGGAACCAAGCTGCTCAATTTGGCAATTTCAGTCCCTAGTTGCAACATACTCTTCTCGCTCAATATGTCTGATGCCTGCACAATGGCAGCCATATCCTTCATGATCCAGGTTCTGAAATCCACGGTCACAAGAGAGTCCACTCCATAAGAGGTCAGTGAGCGGTCTAGGTCAATGTCTTCCGTTGGGATAGACATCACCCGTGATAGTTTCCACCCAATTGCTTTAGAAACTGCGTCTCCTGCAGTTTGTAAAGAGTCTGCAGTTTTCAGCAAATCATTAATCGGAAAATCTATCTCTTTCTCTCCATCAGTGTTATGGACGCCTGCTGATGGAAGTAAATGGGAAAAGAATGGAAATTGCATGAACGCCGGTGGTGGCAGGCCACGCTGAACGAAGTATGCAGATGAGCGGAGCCCAGCAACTGTGTGGCACGTATCGACGGAGGCTGCTGCTTTCATACGGGGATCAATGTGATACTCTATGACTGAAAGCAGTTCTTCTTCACTGAGGGTGCCAAAAGCCGCACTGATCGGTAAATTCTGCTGGTTCTCAGCCACCCATCCGACGGTAAGGACGCTACCCAGGTTGATAGATAGTCCGGGAAGGCCAGTCAGGACCAGATGTTCAGCAAGCGCGTCCTGGAATGTATTCGCGGCTACGTAGTTTGCTTGTCCTCGGTTGCCAACAACGGCAGCAGCTGATGAGAGACAAATGAAGAAGTCGATGGATCGTGGAAGCGCTTCAATGAGATTCAAAGATCCTTGAACTTTGGGTTTGATGGCTGCATTAAACTGCGCGTAAGTCATGTTGGCAAACAAAGAGTCCTACAAAATATTAGAGGGTGAGTCTTAGTTGAGACATGGGCGGACTAGTTTACCTGGAGAACCATAGAGCACTGAAAGCACCCCTTAACGGGGGGCATTGATAATGTGCAGGGTTTAAGAGCTTTCATAAGTTGCTGGTGGTCGCTTACATCACTTACGACCACTTTGACTTGGCAACTCTGGTTGTGAAGTTCCTGGATCAATGCACTAGCGGCGTCGCTTCGGCCTCCAGACCTTGATATGAAAATGAAGTGTTTTGCCCCGCGTGAGGCCATCCATCTAGCTATACTTCTTCCTAGCCCTCCCAGGCCACCGGCAAGGATGTAGGAGGCATCAGAAGGAAAATTATAATGAGACATCTCCGTGATTTTTTGCTGCATACTACGTTAGGTACAAGTAAAGGCTGCATACGGTATTCGAAGTTACTTACTGGTACCAAATCTCCCTCCGTCGGTACCACAACCAGACTTCCCTCCAGGTTACCAGCTTGAAGCTGAGACAGTGCTTTATCAATTTCAGCATACCTGAACCTAGCCAAAGGCCTTGGGCAACGTATTTTTTGGCTCCGATAAAGGTGGGCCACTTCCTCGAATATTTGGTAAACGGCTGATGGTTTTGTGTATCCCATTGATGAAATATCCATTCCGGTATACGTCGCGTTCCGAGAGAATGGACCCATTTCTAGCTTTCCAAGAGAAAGGATATCCTTGCTCCTAAAGTCGATAAATCTACCAAAAGGAGCAATGCACCTCCAGGTTGCTTGTAAGGCATCGCCATGTAAGAGGTTCAAAACTACATCGATACCACGACCTTTTGTAATCTCCATAATCCCTTTT encodes:
- a CDS encoding HTH-Tnp-Tc5 domain containing protein, whose protein sequence is MDPINAAIEFLESQPSNARSSYTKVAAQFGVSRHTLARQHQGKCFSHATKSLNQQLLSQQQELDLVNHIRQLTEEGLPPSRRMLQNFCTSIAKKPASLRWVSRFLQRHKDELKSHHGKGKDRLRHKADSLYKYEHWFQDLARILLKYHVRPGDIYNMDEKGFHLGRGEGTYRVFSRDSWERGGRRQPIQDGSREWLTVIAADTSFTATNVQSSFATTGIVPWEPEEVLKKFRTTTPEPPEYPTAIDIVNRRTVGALIADTVTPNSYEAAVVKETLLSLQAYQAILEHENNSLRYALGRKQRDYETPINALDVQTNRDNHLRALLLSLRTIRHATDQRMENEREIEEEKRNQLRTKELKAEAKLIAEEQARMKREERVIKDCEARNALKAIQTS